One segment of Physeter macrocephalus isolate SW-GA chromosome 3, ASM283717v5, whole genome shotgun sequence DNA contains the following:
- the SRRM1 gene encoding serine/arginine repetitive matrix protein 1 isoform X9, which translates to MDAGFFRGTSAEQDNRFSNKQKKLLKQLKFAECLEKKVDMSKVNLEVIKPWITKRVTEILGFEDDVVIEFIFNQLEVKNPDSKMMQINLTGFLNGKNAREFMGELWPLLLSAQENIAGIPSAFLELKKEEIKQRQIEQEKLASMKKQDEDKDKREKEEKESSREKRERSRSPRRTKSRSPSPAPEKKEKTPELPEPSVKVKEPSVQEATSTSDILKVPKPEPVPEPKEPSPEKNSKKEKEKEKTRPRSRSRSKSRSRTRSRSPSHTRPRRRHRSRSRSYSPRRRPSPRRRPSPRRRTPPRRMPPPPRHRRSRSPVRRRRRSSASLSGSSSSSSSSRSRSPPKKPPKRTSSPPRKTRRLSPSASPPRRRHRPSPPATPPPKTRHSPTPQQSNRTRKSRVSVSPGRTSGKVTKHKGTEKRESPSPAPKPRKVELSESEDKGGKMAAADSVQQRRQYRRQNQQSSSDSGSSSSSEDERPKRSHVKNGEVGRRRRHSPSRSASPSPRKRQKETSPRMQMGKRWQSPVTKSGRRRRSPSPPPTRRRRSPSPAPPPRRRRSPTPPPRRRTPSPPPRRRSPSPRRYSPPIQRRYSPSPPPKRRTASPPPPPKRRASPSPPPKRRVSHSPPPKQRSSPVTKRRSPSLSSKHRKGSSPSRSTREARSPQPNKRHSPSPRPRAPQTSSSPPAVRRGASSSPQRRQSPSPSSRPIRRVSRTPEPKKMKKAASPSPQSVRRVSSSRSVSGSPEPAAKKPPAPPSPVQSQSPSTNWSPAVPVKKAKSPTPSPSPARNSDPEGGGKKKKKKKDKKHKKDKKHKKHKKHKKEKAAAAAAVTPVTPAAIAAPTTASAQEEPEAEPEPKKETESEAEDNLDDLEKHLREKALRSMRKAQVSPQS; encoded by the exons ATGGATGCGGGATTCTTCCGC GGAACAAGTGCAGAACAGGATAATCGGTTCAGCAACAAACAGAAGAAGCTACTGAAGCAGCTGAAATTCGCAGAATGCCTAGAAAAAAAG GTGGACATGAGCAAAGTAAATTTGGAGGTTATAAAGCCTTGGATAACAAAACGAGTAACGGAAATCCTTGGGTTTGAAGATGATGTTGTGATTGAGTTTATATTCAACCAGCTGGAAGTGAAG AATCCAGACTCCAAAATGATGCAAATCAACCTGACTGGGTTTTTGAATGGAAAAAATGCTAGAGAATTTATGGGAGAACTGTGGCCCCTGCTCTTAAGTGCACAAGAAAACATCGCTGGAATCCCTTCTGCTTTCCTAgaactgaagaaagaagaaataaaacagagacag ATTGAACAAGAAAAGTTGGCATCTATGAAAAAGCAAGATGAAGACAAGGataagagggaaaaggaagaaaaagaaagcagcagaGAAAAAAGGGAGCGGTCTCGAAGCCCAAGAAG AACCAAGAGCCGGAGTCCTTCCCCTGctccagagaagaaggaaaaaactcCAGAGCTCCCAGAGCCATCAGTGAAAGTAAAAGAACCTTCAGTACAAGAGGCCACTTCTACTAG TGACATCCTGAAAGTTCCCAAGCCTGAACCAGTACCAGAGCCTAAAGAACCTTCTCCGGAGAAAAActccaaaaaggaaaaggaaaaggagaagaccCGACCAAGATCTCGGTCGCGTTCCAAGTCAAGATCCCGGACACGTTCTCGCTCTCCTTCTCATACTCGACCGAGAAGGCGCCATAGATCCCGATCAAG ATCATACTCACCTAGAAGGCGGCCAAGCCCAAGAAGACGGCCATCTCCTCGAAGAAGAACTCCACCGAGACGAATGCCTCCTCCACCAAGGCATAGAAGGAGTAGATCTCCAGTGAGACG AAGAAGGCGTTCATCGGCATCCTTGTCCGGGAGTAGCTCGTCCTCTTCTTCATCTCGTTCCCGGTCACCGCCAAAGAAGCCTCCAAAGAGGACATCCAGCCCCCCTCGAAAAACTCGTAGGTTATCTCCTTCAGCAAGTCCTCCGAGGCGAAGGCACAGGCCATCACCTCCAGCAACTCCACCACCAAAAACTCGTCATTCCCCGACACCCCAGCAGTCAAACCGTACGAGGAAAAGTCGTGTTTCTGTCTCTCCAGGGAGAACTTCAGGTAAAG TGACAAAACATAAAGGTACTGAGAAAAGAGAGTCCCCTTCACCAGCACCCAAGCCTAGAAAAGTAGAGTTATCTGAATCAG AAGATAAAGGTGGCAAAATGGCTGCAGCAGATTCTGTGCAGCAGAGACGCCAGTACAGACGACAGAACCAGCAGTCTTCCTCCG ATTctggctcctcctcttcctcagaaGATGAGCGACCCAAAAGGTCCCACGTGAAGAATGGTGAGGTAGGCAGGCGGCGGAGACATTCCCCTTCCCGGAGTGCCTCTCCATCACCTCGAAAGCGCCAGAAAGAGACTTCCCCTCG GATGCAGATGGGAAAGCGATGGCAATCGCCAGTGACTAAAAG TGGTAGACGGAGGAGAAGTCCCTCCCCACCGCCTACCAGAAGGCGACGTTCTCCTTCTCCTGCTCCTCCGCCTCGTCGACGCAGGTCTCCCACACCACCACCGCGACGAAG gactccttctcctcccccacgtCGTCGCTCACCTTCCCCAAGAAGATACTCTCCTCCAATACAGAGGAGATATTCTCCTTCTCCACCTCCAAAGAGAAGAACGgcttcaccccctccccctcctaaaCGAAGGGCATCACCGTCTCCACCACCAAAGCGTCGGGTCTCCCATTCGCCACCTCCCAAACAAAGAAGCTCCCCGGTCACCAAGAGACGTTCGCCTTCGTTGTCATCAAAGCATAGGAAAGGGTCTTCCCCGAGCCGATCTACCCGGGAGGCCCGGTCACCACAACCAAACAAACGGCATTCGCCCTCACCACGGCCTCGAGCTCCTCAGACCTCCTCAAGTCCTCCAGCTGTTCGAAGAGGAGCATCATCATCACCCCAAAGAAGGCAGTCCCCATCTCCAAGTTCTAGGCCCATTAGGAGAGTCTCCAGGACTCCGGAAcccaaaaagatgaaaaa AGCTGCCTCACCAAGCCCTCAGTCGGTAAGGAGGGTCTCATCTTCCCGATCTGTCTCGGGATCTCCTGAGCCAGCAGCTAAAAAACCCCCAGCACCTCCATCCCCTGTCCAGTCTCAGTCACCCTCTACCAACTGGTCACCAGCGGTACCGGTTAAAAAGGCTAAAAGCCCAACACCAAGTCCATCACCGGCAAGG AATTCAGACCCAGAAGgaggtggaaagaaaaagaagaaaaagaaggacaagaaACACAAAAAGGATAAGAAGCAcaagaaacacaaaaaacacaagaaggaaaaggctgcagctgcagctgctgTAACCCCTGTAACCCCTGCAGCCATTGCTGCTCCCACAACCGCGTCAGCACAGGAGGaaccagaggcagagccagagccTAAGAAG gagactgaaagtgaggctgAAGATAACCTTGATGACTTAGAAAAGCACCTGCGTGAAAAGGCCCTGAGATCAATGCGGAAGGCTCAAGTGTCCCCACAGTCCTAG
- the SRRM1 gene encoding serine/arginine repetitive matrix protein 1 isoform X5, which produces MDAGFFRGTSAEQDNRFSNKQKKLLKQLKFAECLEKKVDMSKVNLEVIKPWITKRVTEILGFEDDVVIEFIFNQLEVKNPDSKMMQINLTGFLNGKNAREFMGELWPLLLSAQENIAGIPSAFLELKKEEIKQRQIEQEKLASMKKQDEDKDKREKEEKESSREKRERSRSPRRRKSRSPSPRRRSSPVRRERKRSHSRSPRHRTKSRSPSPAPEKKEKTPELPEPSVKVKEPSVQEATSTSDILKVPKPEPVPEPKEPSPEKNSKKEKEKEKTRPRSRSRSKSRSRTRSRSPSHTRPRRRHRSRSRSYSPRRRPSPRRRPSPRRRTPPRRMPPPPRHRRSRSPVRRRRRSSASLSGSSSSSSSSRSRSPPKKPPKRTSSPPRKTRRLSPSASPPRRRHRPSPPATPPPKTRHSPTPQQSNRTRKSRVSVSPGRTSGKVTKHKGTEKRESPSPAPKPRKVELSESEDKGGKMAAADSVQQRRQYRRQNQQSSSDSGSSSSSEDERPKRSHVKNGEVGRRRRHSPSRSASPSPRKRQKETSPRGRRRRSPSPPPTRRRRSPSPAPPPRRRRSPTPPPRRRTPSPPPRRRSPSPRRYSPPIQRRYSPSPPPKRRTASPPPPPKRRASPSPPPKRRVSHSPPPKQRSSPVTKRRSPSLSSKHRKGSSPSRSTREARSPQPNKRHSPSPRPRAPQTSSSPPAVRRGASSSPQRRQSPSPSSRPIRRVSRTPEPKKMKKAASPSPQSVRRVSSSRSVSGSPEPAAKKPPAPPSPVQSQSPSTNWSPAVPVKKAKSPTPSPSPARNSDPEGGGKKKKKKKDKKHKKDKKHKKHKKHKKEKAAAAAAVTPVTPAAIAAPTTASAQEEPEAEPEPKKETESEAEDNLDDLEKHLREKALRSMRKAQVSPQS; this is translated from the exons ATGGATGCGGGATTCTTCCGC GGAACAAGTGCAGAACAGGATAATCGGTTCAGCAACAAACAGAAGAAGCTACTGAAGCAGCTGAAATTCGCAGAATGCCTAGAAAAAAAG GTGGACATGAGCAAAGTAAATTTGGAGGTTATAAAGCCTTGGATAACAAAACGAGTAACGGAAATCCTTGGGTTTGAAGATGATGTTGTGATTGAGTTTATATTCAACCAGCTGGAAGTGAAG AATCCAGACTCCAAAATGATGCAAATCAACCTGACTGGGTTTTTGAATGGAAAAAATGCTAGAGAATTTATGGGAGAACTGTGGCCCCTGCTCTTAAGTGCACAAGAAAACATCGCTGGAATCCCTTCTGCTTTCCTAgaactgaagaaagaagaaataaaacagagacag ATTGAACAAGAAAAGTTGGCATCTATGAAAAAGCAAGATGAAGACAAGGataagagggaaaaggaagaaaaagaaagcagcagaGAAAAAAGGGAGCGGTCTCGAAGCCCAAGAAG ACGCAAATCCAGATCTCCTTCCCCTAGAAGACGATCTTCCCCtgtcaggagagagagaaagcgcAGTCATTCTCGATCTCCCCGTCACAGAACCAAGAGCCGGAGTCCTTCCCCTGctccagagaagaaggaaaaaactcCAGAGCTCCCAGAGCCATCAGTGAAAGTAAAAGAACCTTCAGTACAAGAGGCCACTTCTACTAG TGACATCCTGAAAGTTCCCAAGCCTGAACCAGTACCAGAGCCTAAAGAACCTTCTCCGGAGAAAAActccaaaaaggaaaaggaaaaggagaagaccCGACCAAGATCTCGGTCGCGTTCCAAGTCAAGATCCCGGACACGTTCTCGCTCTCCTTCTCATACTCGACCGAGAAGGCGCCATAGATCCCGATCAAG ATCATACTCACCTAGAAGGCGGCCAAGCCCAAGAAGACGGCCATCTCCTCGAAGAAGAACTCCACCGAGACGAATGCCTCCTCCACCAAGGCATAGAAGGAGTAGATCTCCAGTGAGACG AAGAAGGCGTTCATCGGCATCCTTGTCCGGGAGTAGCTCGTCCTCTTCTTCATCTCGTTCCCGGTCACCGCCAAAGAAGCCTCCAAAGAGGACATCCAGCCCCCCTCGAAAAACTCGTAGGTTATCTCCTTCAGCAAGTCCTCCGAGGCGAAGGCACAGGCCATCACCTCCAGCAACTCCACCACCAAAAACTCGTCATTCCCCGACACCCCAGCAGTCAAACCGTACGAGGAAAAGTCGTGTTTCTGTCTCTCCAGGGAGAACTTCAGGTAAAG TGACAAAACATAAAGGTACTGAGAAAAGAGAGTCCCCTTCACCAGCACCCAAGCCTAGAAAAGTAGAGTTATCTGAATCAG AAGATAAAGGTGGCAAAATGGCTGCAGCAGATTCTGTGCAGCAGAGACGCCAGTACAGACGACAGAACCAGCAGTCTTCCTCCG ATTctggctcctcctcttcctcagaaGATGAGCGACCCAAAAGGTCCCACGTGAAGAATGGTGAGGTAGGCAGGCGGCGGAGACATTCCCCTTCCCGGAGTGCCTCTCCATCACCTCGAAAGCGCCAGAAAGAGACTTCCCCTCG TGGTAGACGGAGGAGAAGTCCCTCCCCACCGCCTACCAGAAGGCGACGTTCTCCTTCTCCTGCTCCTCCGCCTCGTCGACGCAGGTCTCCCACACCACCACCGCGACGAAG gactccttctcctcccccacgtCGTCGCTCACCTTCCCCAAGAAGATACTCTCCTCCAATACAGAGGAGATATTCTCCTTCTCCACCTCCAAAGAGAAGAACGgcttcaccccctccccctcctaaaCGAAGGGCATCACCGTCTCCACCACCAAAGCGTCGGGTCTCCCATTCGCCACCTCCCAAACAAAGAAGCTCCCCGGTCACCAAGAGACGTTCGCCTTCGTTGTCATCAAAGCATAGGAAAGGGTCTTCCCCGAGCCGATCTACCCGGGAGGCCCGGTCACCACAACCAAACAAACGGCATTCGCCCTCACCACGGCCTCGAGCTCCTCAGACCTCCTCAAGTCCTCCAGCTGTTCGAAGAGGAGCATCATCATCACCCCAAAGAAGGCAGTCCCCATCTCCAAGTTCTAGGCCCATTAGGAGAGTCTCCAGGACTCCGGAAcccaaaaagatgaaaaa AGCTGCCTCACCAAGCCCTCAGTCGGTAAGGAGGGTCTCATCTTCCCGATCTGTCTCGGGATCTCCTGAGCCAGCAGCTAAAAAACCCCCAGCACCTCCATCCCCTGTCCAGTCTCAGTCACCCTCTACCAACTGGTCACCAGCGGTACCGGTTAAAAAGGCTAAAAGCCCAACACCAAGTCCATCACCGGCAAGG AATTCAGACCCAGAAGgaggtggaaagaaaaagaagaaaaagaaggacaagaaACACAAAAAGGATAAGAAGCAcaagaaacacaaaaaacacaagaaggaaaaggctgcagctgcagctgctgTAACCCCTGTAACCCCTGCAGCCATTGCTGCTCCCACAACCGCGTCAGCACAGGAGGaaccagaggcagagccagagccTAAGAAG gagactgaaagtgaggctgAAGATAACCTTGATGACTTAGAAAAGCACCTGCGTGAAAAGGCCCTGAGATCAATGCGGAAGGCTCAAGTGTCCCCACAGTCCTAG
- the SRRM1 gene encoding serine/arginine repetitive matrix protein 1 isoform X2 encodes MDAGFFRGTSAEQDNRFSNKQKKLLKQLKFAECLEKKVDMSKVNLEVIKPWITKRVTEILGFEDDVVIEFIFNQLEVKNPDSKMMQINLTGFLNGKNAREFMGELWPLLLSAQENIAGIPSAFLELKKEEIKQRQIEQEKLASMKKQDEDKDKREKEEKESSREKRERSRSPRRRKSRSPSPRRRSSPVRRERKRSHSRSPRHRTKSRSPSPAPEKKEKTPELPEPSVKVKEPSVQEATSTSDILKVPKPEPVPEPKEPSPEKNSKKEKEKEKTRPRSRSRSKSRSRTRSRSPSHTRPRRRHRSRSRSYSPRRRPSPRRRPSPRRRTPPRRMPPPPRHRRSRSPVRRRRRSSASLSGSSSSSSSSRSRSPPKKPPKRTSSPPRKTRRLSPSASPPRRRHRPSPPATPPPKTRHSPTPQQSNRTRKSRVSVSPGRTSGKVTKHKGTEKRESPSPAPKPRKVELSESEDKGGKMAAADSVQQRRQYRRQNQQSSSDSGSSSSSEDERPKRSHVKNGEVGRRRRHSPSRSASPSPRKRQKETSPRMQMGKRWQSPVTKSGRRRRSPSPPPTRRRRSPSPAPPPRRRRSPTPPPRRRTPSPPPRRRSPSPRRYSPPIQRRYSPSPPPKRRTASPPPPPKRRASPSPPPKRRVSHSPPPKQRSSPVTKRRSPSLSSKHRKGSSPSRSTREARSPQPNKRHSPSPRPRAPQTSSSPPAVRRGASSSPQRRQSPSPSSRPIRRVSRTPEPKKMKKAASPSPQSVRRVSSSRSVSGSPEPAAKKPPAPPSPVQSQSPSTNWSPAVPVKKAKSPTPSPSPARNSDPEGGGKKKKKKKDKKHKKDKKHKKHKKHKKEKAAAAAAVTPVTPAAIAAPTTASAQEEPEAEPEPKKETESEAEDNLDDLEKHLREKALRSMRKAQVSPQS; translated from the exons ATGGATGCGGGATTCTTCCGC GGAACAAGTGCAGAACAGGATAATCGGTTCAGCAACAAACAGAAGAAGCTACTGAAGCAGCTGAAATTCGCAGAATGCCTAGAAAAAAAG GTGGACATGAGCAAAGTAAATTTGGAGGTTATAAAGCCTTGGATAACAAAACGAGTAACGGAAATCCTTGGGTTTGAAGATGATGTTGTGATTGAGTTTATATTCAACCAGCTGGAAGTGAAG AATCCAGACTCCAAAATGATGCAAATCAACCTGACTGGGTTTTTGAATGGAAAAAATGCTAGAGAATTTATGGGAGAACTGTGGCCCCTGCTCTTAAGTGCACAAGAAAACATCGCTGGAATCCCTTCTGCTTTCCTAgaactgaagaaagaagaaataaaacagagacag ATTGAACAAGAAAAGTTGGCATCTATGAAAAAGCAAGATGAAGACAAGGataagagggaaaaggaagaaaaagaaagcagcagaGAAAAAAGGGAGCGGTCTCGAAGCCCAAGAAG ACGCAAATCCAGATCTCCTTCCCCTAGAAGACGATCTTCCCCtgtcaggagagagagaaagcgcAGTCATTCTCGATCTCCCCGTCACAGAACCAAGAGCCGGAGTCCTTCCCCTGctccagagaagaaggaaaaaactcCAGAGCTCCCAGAGCCATCAGTGAAAGTAAAAGAACCTTCAGTACAAGAGGCCACTTCTACTAG TGACATCCTGAAAGTTCCCAAGCCTGAACCAGTACCAGAGCCTAAAGAACCTTCTCCGGAGAAAAActccaaaaaggaaaaggaaaaggagaagaccCGACCAAGATCTCGGTCGCGTTCCAAGTCAAGATCCCGGACACGTTCTCGCTCTCCTTCTCATACTCGACCGAGAAGGCGCCATAGATCCCGATCAAG ATCATACTCACCTAGAAGGCGGCCAAGCCCAAGAAGACGGCCATCTCCTCGAAGAAGAACTCCACCGAGACGAATGCCTCCTCCACCAAGGCATAGAAGGAGTAGATCTCCAGTGAGACG AAGAAGGCGTTCATCGGCATCCTTGTCCGGGAGTAGCTCGTCCTCTTCTTCATCTCGTTCCCGGTCACCGCCAAAGAAGCCTCCAAAGAGGACATCCAGCCCCCCTCGAAAAACTCGTAGGTTATCTCCTTCAGCAAGTCCTCCGAGGCGAAGGCACAGGCCATCACCTCCAGCAACTCCACCACCAAAAACTCGTCATTCCCCGACACCCCAGCAGTCAAACCGTACGAGGAAAAGTCGTGTTTCTGTCTCTCCAGGGAGAACTTCAGGTAAAG TGACAAAACATAAAGGTACTGAGAAAAGAGAGTCCCCTTCACCAGCACCCAAGCCTAGAAAAGTAGAGTTATCTGAATCAG AAGATAAAGGTGGCAAAATGGCTGCAGCAGATTCTGTGCAGCAGAGACGCCAGTACAGACGACAGAACCAGCAGTCTTCCTCCG ATTctggctcctcctcttcctcagaaGATGAGCGACCCAAAAGGTCCCACGTGAAGAATGGTGAGGTAGGCAGGCGGCGGAGACATTCCCCTTCCCGGAGTGCCTCTCCATCACCTCGAAAGCGCCAGAAAGAGACTTCCCCTCG GATGCAGATGGGAAAGCGATGGCAATCGCCAGTGACTAAAAG TGGTAGACGGAGGAGAAGTCCCTCCCCACCGCCTACCAGAAGGCGACGTTCTCCTTCTCCTGCTCCTCCGCCTCGTCGACGCAGGTCTCCCACACCACCACCGCGACGAAG gactccttctcctcccccacgtCGTCGCTCACCTTCCCCAAGAAGATACTCTCCTCCAATACAGAGGAGATATTCTCCTTCTCCACCTCCAAAGAGAAGAACGgcttcaccccctccccctcctaaaCGAAGGGCATCACCGTCTCCACCACCAAAGCGTCGGGTCTCCCATTCGCCACCTCCCAAACAAAGAAGCTCCCCGGTCACCAAGAGACGTTCGCCTTCGTTGTCATCAAAGCATAGGAAAGGGTCTTCCCCGAGCCGATCTACCCGGGAGGCCCGGTCACCACAACCAAACAAACGGCATTCGCCCTCACCACGGCCTCGAGCTCCTCAGACCTCCTCAAGTCCTCCAGCTGTTCGAAGAGGAGCATCATCATCACCCCAAAGAAGGCAGTCCCCATCTCCAAGTTCTAGGCCCATTAGGAGAGTCTCCAGGACTCCGGAAcccaaaaagatgaaaaa AGCTGCCTCACCAAGCCCTCAGTCGGTAAGGAGGGTCTCATCTTCCCGATCTGTCTCGGGATCTCCTGAGCCAGCAGCTAAAAAACCCCCAGCACCTCCATCCCCTGTCCAGTCTCAGTCACCCTCTACCAACTGGTCACCAGCGGTACCGGTTAAAAAGGCTAAAAGCCCAACACCAAGTCCATCACCGGCAAGG AATTCAGACCCAGAAGgaggtggaaagaaaaagaagaaaaagaaggacaagaaACACAAAAAGGATAAGAAGCAcaagaaacacaaaaaacacaagaaggaaaaggctgcagctgcagctgctgTAACCCCTGTAACCCCTGCAGCCATTGCTGCTCCCACAACCGCGTCAGCACAGGAGGaaccagaggcagagccagagccTAAGAAG gagactgaaagtgaggctgAAGATAACCTTGATGACTTAGAAAAGCACCTGCGTGAAAAGGCCCTGAGATCAATGCGGAAGGCTCAAGTGTCCCCACAGTCCTAG
- the SRRM1 gene encoding serine/arginine repetitive matrix protein 1 isoform X4 gives MDAGFFRGTSAEQDNRFSNKQKKLLKQLKFAECLEKKVDMSKVNLEVIKPWITKRVTEILGFEDDVVIEFIFNQLEVKNPDSKMMQINLTGFLNGKNAREFMGELWPLLLSAQENIAGIPSAFLELKKEEIKQRQIEQEKLASMKKQDEDKDKREKEEKESSREKRERSRSPRRRKSRSPSPRRRSSPVRRERKRSHSRSPRHRTKSRSPSPAPEKKEKTPELPEPSVKVKEPSVQEATSTSDILKVPKPEPVPEPKEPSPEKNSKKEKEKEKTRPRSRSRSKSRSRTRSRSPSHTRPRRRHRSRSRSYSPRRRPSPRRRPSPRRRTPPRRMPPPPRHRRSRSPVRRRRRSSASLSGSSSSSSSSRSRSPPKKPPKRTSSPPRKTRRLSPSASPPRRRHRPSPPATPPPKTRHSPTPQQSNRTRKSRVSVSPGRTSGKVTKHKGTEKRESPSPAPKPRKVELSESEEDKGGKMAAADSVQQRRQYRRQNQQSSSDSGSSSSSEDERPKRSHVKNGEVGRRRRHSPSRSASPSPRKRQKETSPRGRRRRSPSPPPTRRRRSPSPAPPPRRRRSPTPPPRRRTPSPPPRRRSPSPRRYSPPIQRRYSPSPPPKRRTASPPPPPKRRASPSPPPKRRVSHSPPPKQRSSPVTKRRSPSLSSKHRKGSSPSRSTREARSPQPNKRHSPSPRPRAPQTSSSPPAVRRGASSSPQRRQSPSPSSRPIRRVSRTPEPKKMKKAASPSPQSVRRVSSSRSVSGSPEPAAKKPPAPPSPVQSQSPSTNWSPAVPVKKAKSPTPSPSPARNSDPEGGGKKKKKKKDKKHKKDKKHKKHKKHKKEKAAAAAAVTPVTPAAIAAPTTASAQEEPEAEPEPKKETESEAEDNLDDLEKHLREKALRSMRKAQVSPQS, from the exons ATGGATGCGGGATTCTTCCGC GGAACAAGTGCAGAACAGGATAATCGGTTCAGCAACAAACAGAAGAAGCTACTGAAGCAGCTGAAATTCGCAGAATGCCTAGAAAAAAAG GTGGACATGAGCAAAGTAAATTTGGAGGTTATAAAGCCTTGGATAACAAAACGAGTAACGGAAATCCTTGGGTTTGAAGATGATGTTGTGATTGAGTTTATATTCAACCAGCTGGAAGTGAAG AATCCAGACTCCAAAATGATGCAAATCAACCTGACTGGGTTTTTGAATGGAAAAAATGCTAGAGAATTTATGGGAGAACTGTGGCCCCTGCTCTTAAGTGCACAAGAAAACATCGCTGGAATCCCTTCTGCTTTCCTAgaactgaagaaagaagaaataaaacagagacag ATTGAACAAGAAAAGTTGGCATCTATGAAAAAGCAAGATGAAGACAAGGataagagggaaaaggaagaaaaagaaagcagcagaGAAAAAAGGGAGCGGTCTCGAAGCCCAAGAAG ACGCAAATCCAGATCTCCTTCCCCTAGAAGACGATCTTCCCCtgtcaggagagagagaaagcgcAGTCATTCTCGATCTCCCCGTCACAGAACCAAGAGCCGGAGTCCTTCCCCTGctccagagaagaaggaaaaaactcCAGAGCTCCCAGAGCCATCAGTGAAAGTAAAAGAACCTTCAGTACAAGAGGCCACTTCTACTAG TGACATCCTGAAAGTTCCCAAGCCTGAACCAGTACCAGAGCCTAAAGAACCTTCTCCGGAGAAAAActccaaaaaggaaaaggaaaaggagaagaccCGACCAAGATCTCGGTCGCGTTCCAAGTCAAGATCCCGGACACGTTCTCGCTCTCCTTCTCATACTCGACCGAGAAGGCGCCATAGATCCCGATCAAG ATCATACTCACCTAGAAGGCGGCCAAGCCCAAGAAGACGGCCATCTCCTCGAAGAAGAACTCCACCGAGACGAATGCCTCCTCCACCAAGGCATAGAAGGAGTAGATCTCCAGTGAGACG AAGAAGGCGTTCATCGGCATCCTTGTCCGGGAGTAGCTCGTCCTCTTCTTCATCTCGTTCCCGGTCACCGCCAAAGAAGCCTCCAAAGAGGACATCCAGCCCCCCTCGAAAAACTCGTAGGTTATCTCCTTCAGCAAGTCCTCCGAGGCGAAGGCACAGGCCATCACCTCCAGCAACTCCACCACCAAAAACTCGTCATTCCCCGACACCCCAGCAGTCAAACCGTACGAGGAAAAGTCGTGTTTCTGTCTCTCCAGGGAGAACTTCAGGTAAAG TGACAAAACATAAAGGTACTGAGAAAAGAGAGTCCCCTTCACCAGCACCCAAGCCTAGAAAAGTAGAGTTATCTGAATCAG AAGAAGATAAAGGTGGCAAAATGGCTGCAGCAGATTCTGTGCAGCAGAGACGCCAGTACAGACGACAGAACCAGCAGTCTTCCTCCG ATTctggctcctcctcttcctcagaaGATGAGCGACCCAAAAGGTCCCACGTGAAGAATGGTGAGGTAGGCAGGCGGCGGAGACATTCCCCTTCCCGGAGTGCCTCTCCATCACCTCGAAAGCGCCAGAAAGAGACTTCCCCTCG TGGTAGACGGAGGAGAAGTCCCTCCCCACCGCCTACCAGAAGGCGACGTTCTCCTTCTCCTGCTCCTCCGCCTCGTCGACGCAGGTCTCCCACACCACCACCGCGACGAAG gactccttctcctcccccacgtCGTCGCTCACCTTCCCCAAGAAGATACTCTCCTCCAATACAGAGGAGATATTCTCCTTCTCCACCTCCAAAGAGAAGAACGgcttcaccccctccccctcctaaaCGAAGGGCATCACCGTCTCCACCACCAAAGCGTCGGGTCTCCCATTCGCCACCTCCCAAACAAAGAAGCTCCCCGGTCACCAAGAGACGTTCGCCTTCGTTGTCATCAAAGCATAGGAAAGGGTCTTCCCCGAGCCGATCTACCCGGGAGGCCCGGTCACCACAACCAAACAAACGGCATTCGCCCTCACCACGGCCTCGAGCTCCTCAGACCTCCTCAAGTCCTCCAGCTGTTCGAAGAGGAGCATCATCATCACCCCAAAGAAGGCAGTCCCCATCTCCAAGTTCTAGGCCCATTAGGAGAGTCTCCAGGACTCCGGAAcccaaaaagatgaaaaa AGCTGCCTCACCAAGCCCTCAGTCGGTAAGGAGGGTCTCATCTTCCCGATCTGTCTCGGGATCTCCTGAGCCAGCAGCTAAAAAACCCCCAGCACCTCCATCCCCTGTCCAGTCTCAGTCACCCTCTACCAACTGGTCACCAGCGGTACCGGTTAAAAAGGCTAAAAGCCCAACACCAAGTCCATCACCGGCAAGG AATTCAGACCCAGAAGgaggtggaaagaaaaagaagaaaaagaaggacaagaaACACAAAAAGGATAAGAAGCAcaagaaacacaaaaaacacaagaaggaaaaggctgcagctgcagctgctgTAACCCCTGTAACCCCTGCAGCCATTGCTGCTCCCACAACCGCGTCAGCACAGGAGGaaccagaggcagagccagagccTAAGAAG gagactgaaagtgaggctgAAGATAACCTTGATGACTTAGAAAAGCACCTGCGTGAAAAGGCCCTGAGATCAATGCGGAAGGCTCAAGTGTCCCCACAGTCCTAG